In Pseudomonas sp. MYb327, one DNA window encodes the following:
- a CDS encoding DsbA family oxidoreductase, whose amino-acid sequence MSTPIRVDFISDVVCPWCAIGLGALEQAIQRLADEAVVEINFEPFELNPNMPQGGQNAVVHIMQKYGSNAADIARGQNSIRAGGNSVGFHFDFDKRTHFYNTFDAHRLIFWAGFEGLQRPLSHALFAAYFTDGQDISSHKVLARIASSVGLSEDLANEVLSSNLYANEVREREFYFTSRGIHSVPVVVINGRQIITGAQTADYYEQSLRKIAAQI is encoded by the coding sequence ATGAGCACGCCTATACGCGTTGATTTCATTTCCGACGTTGTTTGCCCCTGGTGCGCAATCGGCCTGGGCGCCTTGGAACAAGCTATTCAGCGCCTGGCAGATGAAGCAGTCGTCGAAATCAATTTCGAACCTTTCGAGTTGAACCCAAATATGCCTCAGGGTGGGCAAAACGCGGTCGTGCACATCATGCAGAAGTACGGAAGCAATGCTGCAGACATCGCGCGAGGCCAGAACAGCATTCGCGCTGGCGGTAACAGCGTTGGATTTCACTTTGATTTCGATAAAAGAACCCATTTTTACAACACGTTTGATGCGCATCGATTGATATTTTGGGCGGGTTTTGAGGGATTACAGCGCCCACTTTCCCATGCGCTTTTTGCTGCTTACTTCACCGATGGGCAAGACATCAGTTCACATAAAGTGCTGGCCAGAATCGCAAGCAGTGTTGGTTTGTCTGAAGACCTGGCCAACGAGGTTCTTTCTTCAAATCTGTATGCCAACGAAGTACGTGAGCGAGAGTTCTATTTCACCAGCCGCGGCATTCATTCCGTTCCTGTCGTCGTAATCAACGGCCGTCAAATAATCACTGGCGCTCAAACGGCGGACTACTACGAGCAGTCGCTTCGCAAGATCGCTGCTCAAATTTGA
- a CDS encoding alpha/beta hydrolase: MNKLLSALALGCALGLSLSSTAQAAESAGYSTEQLAVSYRSIKVDDLTIFYREAGPRDAPTLLLLHGFPSSSRMYDPLLARLAQNYHLVAPDYPGFGHSDAPDPKAFAYTFDHLASVMEHFTEALGLKKYALYVQDYGGPVGFRMMLAHPERLQALIVQNAVSHEDGLGPLWQKRREFWANRVANEAGLRASFFSFATTRQRHVGANPNVEIFNPDLWTDEFNFLNQPGQADIQSDLFYDYRNNVASYPKWQAWLREHQPPTLVVWGKFDPSFDVAEAEAYRRDLPNAEVHVLEAGHFALDEQPGQIAGLVGAFLGKHMRE, encoded by the coding sequence ATGAATAAATTGCTGTCTGCCCTGGCCCTTGGTTGCGCCTTGGGTTTGTCCCTTTCCAGCACTGCCCAGGCTGCCGAGTCGGCGGGGTATTCCACAGAGCAACTGGCTGTTTCGTACCGCAGTATCAAGGTAGATGACCTGACGATTTTCTACCGTGAAGCTGGTCCGCGGGATGCGCCCACCTTGTTGCTGCTGCACGGTTTCCCCAGTTCTTCACGCATGTATGACCCGCTGCTGGCGCGGCTGGCTCAGAATTATCATCTGGTGGCTCCGGACTATCCGGGCTTTGGTCATAGCGATGCGCCGGACCCCAAGGCGTTTGCCTATACCTTCGACCATCTGGCCAGTGTGATGGAGCACTTCACCGAGGCGTTAGGGCTGAAAAAGTATGCGCTGTATGTGCAGGATTACGGCGGTCCGGTTGGCTTCAGAATGATGCTGGCTCACCCTGAACGGTTGCAGGCGCTGATTGTTCAGAATGCAGTGTCCCATGAGGATGGTTTGGGGCCGTTGTGGCAAAAACGTCGTGAGTTCTGGGCCAACCGGGTGGCGAACGAGGCTGGGCTGCGGGCGAGTTTTTTCTCCTTCGCGACCACTCGGCAGCGACATGTGGGGGCCAATCCGAATGTCGAGATTTTCAACCCGGATCTGTGGACCGACGAGTTCAATTTCCTGAATCAGCCGGGGCAGGCGGATATTCAAAGCGATCTGTTTTACGACTATCGCAACAACGTGGCCAGCTATCCGAAGTGGCAAGCGTGGTTGCGTGAACATCAACCGCCAACGCTGGTTGTGTGGGGCAAGTTTGATCCGTCTTTTGATGTGGCTGAGGCCGAGGCGTATCGCCGGGATTTGCCGAATGCCGAGGTTCATGTGCTCGAGGCGGGGCATTTTGCGCTGGATGAACAGCCTGGGCAGATTGCCGGCTTGGTGGGGGCGTTTCTTGGCAAGCATATGAGGGAGTGA
- a CDS encoding type 1 glutamine amidotransferase domain-containing protein: MKKTIIAALLTAAANYANAGTVLVVLSDQAQLDLKDGKVMQTGFFLNELMQPVQTFIEAGQTVVFATPSGKAPTADQKSNDVSFWGGDEKARQESLALLDTLKLTSKNGSPAISFAQVQKIGYDKFDAVFVPGGHIPMQDLLKDKQLGQLLNNFHEKGKITGFTCHGTIAMLSAIPDAHGFVSALESGKQPAAPADWIYKGYKVTAFTDAEEEQAKGFLGGGHMKLFPQDGLTAAGANFSEAKPWSEHVIEDREVISGQNPQSAKAVAVAILAKMK; this comes from the coding sequence GTGAAAAAAACCATTATTGCCGCACTTCTAACCGCTGCCGCTAACTATGCCAACGCCGGCACTGTATTGGTTGTACTGTCGGATCAGGCTCAACTGGACCTGAAAGACGGCAAGGTCATGCAAACAGGTTTCTTCCTGAACGAATTAATGCAACCGGTGCAGACCTTCATCGAGGCGGGGCAAACCGTCGTATTTGCCACCCCTAGCGGCAAGGCGCCAACCGCGGATCAGAAATCCAATGATGTGAGCTTCTGGGGCGGCGATGAAAAGGCTCGTCAGGAGAGTCTCGCGCTGCTGGACACGCTGAAGCTGACCTCGAAGAACGGCTCGCCGGCTATCAGCTTCGCGCAGGTTCAGAAAATCGGCTACGACAAGTTCGATGCCGTATTTGTGCCTGGCGGCCATATCCCGATGCAGGATCTGCTGAAGGACAAGCAACTGGGCCAACTGCTGAACAACTTCCATGAAAAAGGCAAGATCACCGGCTTCACCTGCCATGGCACCATAGCCATGTTGTCGGCGATCCCGGACGCGCACGGTTTTGTCTCCGCGCTGGAATCGGGCAAACAGCCGGCAGCGCCAGCCGATTGGATTTACAAGGGGTACAAGGTCACCGCTTTCACCGATGCGGAAGAGGAGCAGGCCAAAGGGTTCCTTGGCGGCGGCCATATGAAACTGTTCCCGCAGGATGGCTTGACGGCCGCCGGTGCGAACTTCTCCGAAGCCAAGCCATGGAGCGAGCACGTGATCGAAGACCGCGAAGTCATTTCCGGCCAGAACCCACAGTCGGCCAAGGCAGTCGCCGTGGCCATCTTGGCGAAAATGAAGTAA
- a CDS encoding aldose 1-epimerase family protein has protein sequence MTPLKLFVALSALSAASHAMAWDYVLLDTEKAAQNWQITSQQLGIKTDKPFSVTQRTLHGGRQEGVSIVDIDNGTMKLSVVPTRGMNVLQASVGNVRMGWDSPVKEVVNPSFIELNGRGGLGWLEGFNELVTRCGYEWVGHPGVDNGELLTLHGRAANIPANKVTLHIDEKPPYAITLRGELKEQAFKKVDFSVATELVTEPGSVVFALNDTLTNNGDYPKEYQALYHSNFSTPFLEQGARFAAPVKQVSPFNDKAKADLPDWQTYRAPTKDYDETVYNVVPYADAKGDTLTVLHNKAGSLGVSVGFNTQTLPVFSLWKNTDTQGQGYVTGLEPGTSFSYNRRYQRPLNLVPTIGPKEHKQFRISYSLLADKAAVDKALKQVSEIQDGRETEVRQTPLVDLTKG, from the coding sequence ATGACCCCGCTCAAACTTTTTGTTGCCCTCAGCGCACTGTCCGCTGCCTCCCACGCCATGGCCTGGGATTACGTTCTGCTCGATACCGAGAAGGCCGCCCAGAACTGGCAGATCACCAGCCAGCAACTCGGAATAAAAACCGACAAACCCTTCAGCGTTACCCAGCGCACCTTGCACGGCGGTCGGCAGGAGGGCGTCAGCATCGTCGACATCGATAATGGCACGATGAAACTCTCGGTAGTGCCGACTCGCGGAATGAACGTCTTGCAGGCCTCGGTCGGCAATGTGCGCATGGGCTGGGATTCGCCGGTCAAGGAAGTGGTCAATCCGTCCTTCATCGAACTCAATGGCCGCGGTGGTCTGGGCTGGTTGGAAGGTTTCAATGAGCTGGTCACCCGCTGCGGATACGAATGGGTCGGCCACCCCGGCGTCGACAACGGCGAACTGCTGACCCTGCACGGTCGGGCCGCTAACATTCCTGCGAACAAAGTCACCCTGCATATCGATGAAAAACCACCGTACGCCATCACCCTGCGCGGCGAACTGAAAGAGCAGGCGTTCAAGAAGGTCGACTTCTCGGTCGCGACCGAACTGGTCACCGAACCCGGCAGCGTCGTGTTCGCCCTCAACGACACCCTGACCAATAACGGCGACTATCCGAAGGAATACCAGGCGCTTTATCACAGCAACTTCAGCACCCCGTTCCTGGAACAGGGCGCTCGTTTTGCCGCGCCGGTGAAACAGGTGTCGCCGTTCAACGACAAGGCCAAGGCCGATCTGCCCGATTGGCAAACCTACCGCGCACCGACCAAGGACTACGACGAAACGGTTTACAACGTGGTGCCGTATGCCGATGCCAAGGGCGATACGTTGACCGTGTTGCATAACAAGGCCGGCAGCCTGGGCGTTTCAGTCGGCTTCAATACCCAGACATTGCCCGTGTTTTCCCTGTGGAAAAACACCGATACCCAAGGCCAGGGCTATGTCACGGGGCTGGAGCCGGGGACAAGTTTTTCCTACAACCGCCGTTATCAGCGGCCACTGAACCTGGTACCGACAATTGGGCCCAAGGAACACAAGCAGTTCCGCATCAGCTACAGCTTGTTGGCGGATAAGGCGGCGGTGGATAAGGCCTTGAAGCAGGTGAGCGAGATTCAGGATGGACGGGAGACTGAGGTGCGGCAGACGCCGTTGGTTGATCTGACCAAGGGGTGA
- a CDS encoding nucleoside deaminase yields MNQFTQLIPAGVSDLDLALLRQTIALSQASKQRGRHPFAALVADRNGKVIVEAGNNSMPPEGDPTQHAELVAAAAAAKLLSAQELEQCTLYTSAEPCCMCAGAVYWTGIGRVVYALSEHSLLGLTGDHPENPTFALPCREVFAKGQRKVSVLGPMLEAEASEPHIGFWS; encoded by the coding sequence ATGAATCAATTCACTCAGCTCATTCCGGCCGGCGTCAGCGATCTGGATCTGGCGTTGCTGCGCCAGACCATCGCCTTGTCGCAGGCATCAAAACAGCGCGGCCGCCATCCGTTCGCGGCGTTGGTGGCTGACCGCAACGGAAAGGTGATTGTCGAAGCGGGCAACAATTCCATGCCACCGGAGGGCGATCCCACGCAGCACGCCGAGCTGGTCGCGGCGGCTGCCGCTGCCAAGCTTTTGTCTGCGCAGGAGCTGGAACAGTGCACGCTGTACACCAGTGCCGAACCCTGCTGCATGTGTGCCGGCGCGGTGTATTGGACCGGGATCGGGCGAGTGGTTTATGCCTTGTCGGAGCACTCGTTACTGGGGCTGACGGGGGATCATCCCGAGAACCCGACGTTCGCGTTGCCGTGTCGCGAAGTATTTGCCAAGGGCCAGCGCAAGGTCAGCGTATTGGGACCGATGCTAGAAGCCGAGGCCTCCGAACCGCATATAGGGTTTTGGTCTTAA
- a CDS encoding nucleobase:cation symporter-2 family protein, which produces MNTQRIHPVDEVLPLRQLFTFGLQHVLVMYAGAVAVPLILGSAMGLSSAQIILLINANLLTSGVATLIQTIGFWKFGARLPLIQGCSFIALAPMIMIGKEFGLSQIFGAVIAAGFITIALAPVFSRLLRFFPPVVIGSLITIIGISLMPAAAIWLGGGNPDAADFGSPANLLLGLATVSVTLVIYAKFKGFIGNLSVLIGLFVGSLIAAACGMTHFSRVSEAAWFELSAPMAFGTPEFSLMPILIMTLALLVIMAETTGNCLAIGKLTGKPTTQQTLGNAFRADGLSTMLGGLFNSFPYNAFTQNTGLIALSNVKSRFVVAAAGAIMVLMGLFPKLGALIAAVPTPVLGGCAIVMFGMTTVAGIQELSRVQFEGTRNGIIVAVSVSVGVLPMSFPALFEHVGPTLKLVLDSGIFLGAITAILLNVLLNNEKKSTDSVGVSAAE; this is translated from the coding sequence ATGAATACACAACGCATTCATCCGGTGGACGAGGTTTTGCCCCTGCGGCAGTTGTTCACTTTTGGCTTGCAGCATGTGCTGGTGATGTACGCAGGGGCGGTGGCTGTGCCACTGATTCTGGGCAGTGCGATGGGGTTGTCCTCGGCGCAGATCATTTTGCTGATTAACGCCAACCTGCTGACGTCCGGCGTGGCGACGCTGATTCAGACAATCGGTTTTTGGAAATTTGGTGCGCGCTTGCCGCTGATTCAAGGCTGCTCGTTCATCGCCCTTGCGCCGATGATCATGATCGGTAAGGAGTTCGGGCTCAGTCAGATATTCGGGGCGGTGATTGCCGCAGGCTTCATAACTATTGCGCTGGCTCCGGTATTCAGCCGTCTGTTGCGATTCTTTCCGCCAGTGGTGATTGGCAGTCTGATCACTATCATCGGTATCTCGCTGATGCCGGCTGCCGCGATCTGGCTGGGCGGAGGCAACCCTGACGCGGCAGATTTCGGCAGCCCGGCCAATCTGCTGCTGGGCCTGGCCACGGTCAGTGTCACGCTAGTGATCTACGCCAAATTCAAGGGCTTCATCGGCAACCTCAGCGTACTTATCGGTTTGTTCGTTGGAAGCCTGATTGCCGCAGCCTGTGGCATGACCCATTTCAGTCGAGTGAGCGAAGCGGCGTGGTTTGAACTGAGTGCTCCGATGGCGTTCGGTACGCCGGAATTTTCGCTGATGCCGATTTTGATCATGACCCTGGCGTTGCTGGTGATCATGGCCGAAACCACAGGAAACTGCCTGGCCATCGGCAAATTGACCGGCAAGCCAACCACCCAACAAACCCTTGGCAATGCGTTCCGTGCTGATGGCCTGTCGACCATGCTCGGTGGCTTGTTCAACAGTTTCCCCTACAACGCCTTCACTCAGAACACCGGTTTGATCGCGCTCTCCAACGTCAAGAGCCGCTTCGTCGTGGCCGCTGCGGGGGCAATCATGGTGCTGATGGGCTTGTTCCCAAAACTGGGTGCATTGATCGCGGCGGTGCCCACTCCGGTGTTGGGTGGTTGCGCGATCGTGATGTTCGGCATGACCACGGTGGCAGGGATTCAGGAGCTGTCGCGCGTGCAGTTCGAAGGCACCCGTAACGGCATCATCGTCGCGGTGTCGGTCAGTGTCGGGGTGTTGCCGATGTCTTTTCCGGCGTTGTTTGAGCACGTCGGCCCTACGCTGAAGCTGGTGCTGGACAGCGGCATTTTTCTTGGTGCGATCACCGCCATTCTGCTCAACGTGCTGCTCAACAATGAAAAAAAATCGACCGACAGCGTCGGCGTCTCAGCGGCCGAATAG
- a CDS encoding LysR family transcriptional regulator produces MRFSLDQLQMFAQVVKSGSFSAAGRKLGKTQSTVSAAIANLETDLGVDLFDRTNRSPALTASGHKLLIQAEAVLERCMTLEAHAECLSDNVEPGLTLAIETPYGPIMPVLKAFEQAFPFVDLVIRHPVHGDVSELVSSGEAELGVAFSQPGYPKELAFQQLGKLIMLHVCHPDHPLAQLDTVTFEDLHVHRRLAFSAHANKLPSSEYLRSTQLWQAESYLALLEMVRAALGWATLPRQLIQRELARGELVELPLSAYPHTDWQIGVDLLWARQRPLGKAGRWLKEKLQGNKVFELDRNGQITTL; encoded by the coding sequence TTGCGCTTCTCACTCGATCAACTGCAGATGTTTGCCCAAGTGGTCAAAAGTGGTTCGTTCTCCGCCGCTGGACGTAAGTTGGGCAAGACGCAATCGACCGTCAGCGCAGCGATTGCCAATCTCGAAACCGATTTGGGCGTTGATCTGTTCGACCGCACCAACCGCAGCCCTGCCCTCACCGCCAGCGGCCACAAACTGCTGATCCAGGCCGAAGCCGTGCTCGAGCGCTGCATGACGCTAGAGGCACACGCCGAATGCCTGTCGGATAACGTCGAACCCGGCCTGACCTTGGCCATCGAAACGCCTTATGGGCCGATCATGCCGGTGCTCAAGGCCTTCGAGCAGGCGTTTCCCTTCGTCGACCTGGTCATTCGCCATCCGGTGCACGGTGACGTCAGTGAACTGGTGAGCAGTGGAGAGGCAGAGCTTGGCGTGGCGTTTTCACAACCGGGCTATCCGAAGGAACTGGCGTTCCAGCAACTGGGCAAATTGATCATGCTGCACGTCTGCCATCCCGATCATCCATTGGCACAACTCGACACCGTTACGTTCGAGGACCTGCACGTGCATCGACGCCTGGCATTCAGCGCGCACGCCAACAAACTGCCCAGCAGCGAATACCTGCGCTCGACCCAATTGTGGCAAGCGGAGAGCTACCTCGCGCTGCTGGAAATGGTCCGCGCAGCGCTTGGTTGGGCTACCCTGCCCCGTCAACTCATCCAGCGCGAGCTGGCCAGGGGCGAACTGGTAGAACTACCACTCTCGGCCTACCCGCACACCGACTGGCAAATTGGCGTCGACCTTTTATGGGCACGTCAACGGCCATTGGGCAAGGCTGGACGCTGGCTGAAAGAGAAACTGCAGGGCAACAAAGTGTTTGAACTGGATCGTAATGGACAGATCACCACGCTGTGA
- a CDS encoding DMT family transporter — protein MPFHIILLILFAALLHASWNAALRGGADRLWSMTIMCVAVAIASVAIALFLEAPAKASWFYAVLSAVLHVGYNLFLVRSYKIGDLGQTYPISRGSSPILITLAASVFAGETVGVVAMSGILLVSGGIISLAFRGRKLAVPSLPCALGTGCFIAAYSVTDGIGVRLSGAPMAYTVWMCALWGVLMPLVYVGVRDTKSLFTFRPGFITAFIGGLVSLLAYGIVIYAMSAAPMGAVSALRETSVLFAALIGYFFLGETLTVRKILACVVIAIGTIIIG, from the coding sequence ATGCCCTTTCACATCATCTTGCTCATACTTTTCGCGGCGCTATTGCATGCCAGCTGGAATGCTGCGTTGCGCGGTGGCGCCGACAGACTTTGGTCGATGACGATCATGTGCGTGGCGGTAGCCATCGCCAGCGTCGCAATAGCATTGTTTTTAGAGGCTCCGGCCAAAGCCAGCTGGTTCTACGCCGTGCTTTCAGCGGTCCTGCACGTTGGCTACAACTTGTTCCTGGTGCGCAGCTATAAGATTGGAGACCTCGGGCAAACTTACCCTATCTCGCGGGGCTCCTCGCCCATCCTGATTACCCTCGCCGCTTCGGTTTTTGCCGGGGAAACGGTCGGGGTAGTCGCGATGTCCGGCATTTTGCTGGTGTCGGGCGGTATCATCTCGCTGGCCTTTAGAGGCCGCAAACTGGCCGTTCCCAGTCTGCCTTGCGCCCTGGGAACCGGTTGTTTCATTGCGGCTTATAGCGTGACGGATGGCATCGGCGTCCGCCTGTCAGGCGCGCCGATGGCATACACGGTATGGATGTGCGCCTTGTGGGGCGTCTTGATGCCGTTGGTGTATGTAGGCGTGCGCGACACGAAGAGTTTGTTTACTTTCCGACCCGGGTTCATCACAGCCTTCATCGGCGGCCTGGTTTCACTTCTGGCCTATGGCATCGTCATCTACGCCATGTCCGCCGCGCCCATGGGAGCAGTATCGGCGTTGCGCGAAACCAGCGTGTTGTTCGCGGCATTGATCGGCTATTTTTTCCTGGGCGAGACACTGACTGTCCGAAAGATTCTGGCATGCGTGGTGATTGCCATCGGTACGATCATCATTGGCTGA
- a CDS encoding alanine--glyoxylate aminotransferase family protein: MSKLYPSIDPEGLVEYSVVYTDRSLNHMSQSFQGVMKNISSTLKQVYNAQAVAVVPGSGTFGMEAVARQFATGQQCLVIRNGWFSYRWSQILEMGNIPAATTVLKARPVDTGRQAAYAPPPLDEVLAAIAASRPQIVFAPHVETSSGIILPDDYLRAVGNAVHAVGGLFVLDCIASGTLWVDMHKCAVDLLISAPQKGWSASPCCALVMFSSLALERIEQTQSSSFACDLKKWLQIMQAYEQGGHAYHATMPSDALARFNEVMKETQAYGFDKVRDEQQALGDRVRAMLTGKGIKSVAAAGFQAPGVVVSYTDDAEIKNGKKFADHGLQIAAGVPLQCDEPADFQTFRIGLFGLEKLQNIERTVSTLEQALDEVMVY, encoded by the coding sequence ATGTCAAAGCTATACCCCAGTATCGATCCCGAGGGGCTGGTCGAGTACTCAGTGGTCTACACCGACCGCTCGCTCAACCACATGTCGCAGTCGTTTCAAGGCGTGATGAAGAACATCTCCAGCACCCTGAAACAGGTGTACAACGCCCAGGCTGTGGCGGTGGTTCCGGGCAGCGGCACCTTCGGCATGGAAGCGGTGGCGCGACAGTTTGCCACCGGCCAGCAATGCCTGGTGATACGCAACGGCTGGTTCAGTTATCGCTGGAGCCAGATCCTTGAGATGGGCAACATCCCGGCGGCCACCACGGTGCTCAAAGCCCGACCGGTCGACACGGGTCGCCAGGCTGCCTACGCCCCACCCCCTCTGGACGAAGTACTGGCAGCCATTGCGGCTTCGAGGCCGCAGATTGTCTTCGCCCCCCACGTTGAAACCTCATCAGGAATTATCCTGCCCGACGACTACCTGCGGGCCGTCGGCAACGCCGTGCATGCGGTGGGTGGCCTGTTCGTGCTGGACTGCATCGCCTCAGGCACGCTGTGGGTTGATATGCACAAATGCGCCGTCGACCTGCTGATCAGCGCACCGCAGAAAGGCTGGAGCGCCTCCCCTTGCTGCGCGCTGGTGATGTTCAGTTCCCTGGCCCTTGAGCGCATCGAACAGACGCAGAGCAGCAGCTTCGCCTGCGACCTGAAAAAGTGGCTTCAGATCATGCAGGCCTACGAACAGGGCGGGCATGCCTACCATGCGACCATGCCCAGCGATGCCCTCGCGCGATTCAACGAAGTGATGAAAGAGACGCAAGCCTACGGTTTCGACAAGGTCCGCGACGAACAACAGGCGCTGGGCGATCGGGTGCGCGCCATGTTGACCGGCAAAGGCATCAAAAGCGTGGCCGCAGCCGGCTTTCAGGCCCCTGGCGTCGTGGTGAGCTACACCGATGATGCGGAGATCAAGAACGGCAAGAAATTTGCCGACCACGGCCTGCAGATCGCTGCCGGCGTGCCGTTGCAATGCGACGAGCCGGCCGATTTCCAGACCTTCCGTATCGGTTTGTTTGGACTCGAAAAGCTGCAAAACATCGAGCGCACGGTCAGCACCCTCGAACAGGCACTGGACGAGGTGATGGTTTACTAA
- a CDS encoding sensor domain-containing diguanylate cyclase, whose translation MDQILSFLSDTIPKAQTLEQLTRPFLSLLSKVTGMESTYLTTIDTDEGVQRVEFARNVGDMVIPEGLVVPWTDTLCKRALDENRLYSDNVAECWSDSVAAASLGIKTYVSAPIRAQDGQLLGTVCAASSDRVACSPEVKPLLMLLSGLLGYSLERGRLVERLQAANAELTKLALTDPLTGLSNRRAILNDAARLFALAQRENKYILVGVIDLDGFKLINDTHGHLAGDQLLRGVAAQLQNGLRSSDIVGRTGGDEFIVIALGTPSEHSDLAKDMQHAAELLQDRLSKATIGRYELGHGLGDIQYTGASVGVVAVLPGSVTVDEATKLADREMYKVKQQRNRQRL comes from the coding sequence ATGGATCAGATTTTATCTTTTCTCTCCGATACCATTCCCAAAGCCCAAACCCTTGAGCAGCTTACGCGTCCCTTTCTGTCGCTGCTCAGCAAGGTAACCGGTATGGAGTCGACCTATCTGACGACCATTGATACCGACGAGGGTGTCCAGCGTGTCGAGTTCGCACGCAACGTCGGTGACATGGTGATTCCTGAAGGGCTGGTTGTGCCTTGGACAGATACTCTGTGCAAGCGGGCGCTGGACGAGAATCGCCTGTACTCGGATAACGTTGCCGAGTGTTGGAGCGATTCGGTGGCCGCCGCGTCCTTGGGTATCAAAACTTACGTGAGCGCGCCAATCAGAGCCCAGGATGGGCAACTGTTGGGCACGGTATGTGCTGCCAGCTCGGATCGCGTGGCCTGCTCTCCCGAAGTGAAACCCTTGCTGATGCTGTTGTCAGGGTTGCTGGGATATTCCCTTGAACGTGGGCGGCTTGTTGAGCGGCTGCAGGCAGCCAACGCCGAGTTGACCAAGCTGGCCCTGACAGATCCGCTCACCGGCCTGTCCAACCGGCGAGCCATCCTGAACGATGCCGCGCGCCTGTTCGCCCTGGCACAGCGGGAGAACAAGTACATACTCGTGGGCGTCATCGATCTGGATGGGTTCAAGCTCATCAACGATACCCATGGCCACCTGGCAGGTGACCAGCTTCTGCGCGGGGTAGCCGCCCAACTGCAGAATGGCCTTCGGTCCAGCGACATCGTCGGGCGTACTGGAGGGGATGAGTTCATTGTGATCGCCTTGGGCACGCCCTCCGAACACTCGGACCTGGCAAAGGACATGCAACATGCCGCCGAGCTGCTTCAGGATCGCCTGTCCAAAGCGACTATAGGTCGATATGAGCTGGGCCACGGTCTTGGTGATATTCAATACACCGGCGCGAGTGTTGGGGTAGTGGCGGTGTTACCAGGCAGCGTGACGGTAGACGAGGCCACAAAGCTTGCAGACCGCGAGATGTATAAGGTGAAACAGCAGCGAAACCGCCAACGATTGTAG
- a CDS encoding patatin-like phospholipase family protein, translating into MKPFPLKPGASTLDMFLQACLPRRDAVPPDLTERAVIPGIPDARYRLDHDLMPFIEDAVQSNKRESEVLAKAGKPNNILPLANMLAVSGGGDAGAFAAGLIAGWTTHGTRPLFKVVTGISAGALVAPFAYLGSEYDGVIRYVSNGIGPKDIFHSRNVLTRFASDGIADSKPLSRLIATYVTADILAAIATEYAKGRILLIGTTDLDSGRPVTWNMGAIASSQAPGALHLFRNIMLASMSIPGAVSPVMIDVNVDGKLFQEMHVDGGVITQVFLYPPSTVMALSKATGAPLRQDRHFYVIRNGTLAPQWSGTKRRTLSIGGRAISALIQTQGISDLERIYRMAQQDGADFNLAYIGSDFYFPHNRKFDGEYMKRLFDYAFQLSSKGYPWHKSPHLEHCSR; encoded by the coding sequence TTGAAACCATTTCCGCTCAAACCTGGCGCCTCAACCCTGGACATGTTTCTTCAGGCGTGTCTGCCACGCCGTGACGCTGTTCCGCCGGACTTGACGGAAAGAGCGGTCATCCCGGGCATTCCTGATGCTCGCTACAGGCTGGACCACGACCTGATGCCTTTCATTGAGGATGCGGTTCAGTCCAACAAACGGGAGAGCGAGGTTCTCGCCAAGGCCGGGAAGCCGAACAATATCCTTCCACTGGCCAATATGCTGGCGGTCTCCGGCGGCGGTGATGCGGGCGCCTTCGCAGCGGGACTTATTGCTGGATGGACGACACACGGGACTCGCCCCCTGTTCAAGGTCGTCACGGGAATTAGCGCGGGAGCCCTGGTTGCCCCGTTCGCTTACCTGGGTTCCGAGTACGACGGCGTGATTCGGTATGTCTCCAACGGAATCGGACCCAAAGACATTTTTCATTCGCGAAACGTGTTAACCCGTTTTGCCAGCGACGGCATAGCGGATAGCAAACCGCTGTCGCGGCTCATCGCAACATACGTCACAGCCGACATTCTTGCGGCAATCGCGACGGAGTACGCCAAAGGACGAATTCTGCTGATCGGTACAACGGACCTTGATTCGGGGCGCCCGGTTACCTGGAACATGGGGGCGATTGCCTCCAGTCAAGCACCGGGGGCGCTCCACCTCTTTCGCAACATCATGCTCGCGTCAATGAGCATTCCCGGCGCAGTCTCACCCGTCATGATTGATGTGAACGTAGATGGCAAACTGTTCCAGGAAATGCACGTGGATGGAGGGGTCATTACTCAAGTGTTTCTTTATCCACCCAGCACGGTGATGGCGCTAAGCAAAGCCACCGGCGCACCTTTGCGACAGGACCGTCATTTCTATGTCATTCGTAATGGAACACTCGCGCCGCAGTGGTCCGGTACAAAGCGCCGTACATTAAGCATCGGCGGTCGAGCCATCAGTGCCTTGATTCAAACTCAAGGGATCAGCGACCTGGAACGCATTTACCGCATGGCGCAACAGGATGGAGCGGATTTCAATCTTGCTTACATTGGCTCCGACTTTTACTTTCCCCACAATCGCAAATTCGACGGCGAGTACATGAAGCGTTTATTCGATTACGCCTTTCAACTCAGCTCGAAGGGCTACCCGTGGCATAAATCACCGCACCTGGAACACTGTTCCCGATGA